One Defluviitoga tunisiensis genomic window carries:
- the pdo gene encoding protein disulfide oxidoreductase has protein sequence MEKLLDKETRIKVQEILENMEDNVQLVLIKGNNDYSEILEQLLLELTELNDLIDVKVFSADSFDYDTYEVEKDLLPAMFILDSEGIDYGIRFYGVPGGHEFITLLQDILIVSTKKIMDFSEDNIEKIKSIDKEIRIRVFVTPTCPYCPRAVLAAHQTAVINSNIIGEMIEANEFEELSVKYDIKSVPHTVIEVKENGIWVMKNEFIGAYPQNNYILEVLKAIE, from the coding sequence ATGGAGAAATTATTAGATAAAGAAACACGAATTAAGGTACAAGAAATTCTGGAAAACATGGAAGACAATGTTCAGTTAGTTCTAATTAAAGGTAATAATGATTATTCTGAAATTTTAGAACAATTATTGTTGGAATTGACAGAATTAAATGATTTGATTGATGTTAAAGTTTTTTCAGCAGATTCCTTTGATTACGATACGTATGAAGTAGAGAAAGATTTACTTCCTGCAATGTTCATTCTTGATAGCGAAGGTATCGATTATGGAATAAGGTTTTATGGAGTGCCTGGAGGACACGAGTTTATCACATTGTTACAAGATATTTTAATTGTATCTACCAAAAAAATTATGGATTTTAGTGAAGATAACATCGAAAAAATAAAAAGTATAGATAAGGAAATTAGAATTAGAGTTTTTGTTACTCCTACCTGTCCTTATTGTCCAAGAGCTGTGTTAGCTGCACATCAAACAGCAGTCATTAACTCAAACATAATTGGAGAAATGATAGAGGCAAACGAATTTGAAGAATTATCTGTAAAATATGATATTAAATCTGTGCCTCATACTGTAATTGAGGTAAAAGAAAATGGGATATGGGTAATGAAAAACGAATTTATTGGCGCTTATCCTCAAAATAACTATATTCTTGAAGTTCTAAAAGCCATAGAATAA